AGCCGCAGCGCAGTGATCTGCGCCTCAAGTTGATGGAGGTCTACGCGCATCAGGGTGATCGCAGCGCCTTTGTCGCCGAGGAGCGGCAACTGGTGGCCAATGGCGATAACCATGCCCAGGTCGAGCAACTCAAAAGCCGTTTCCCGGCGATGGTCGCAGTGGCTGCAACGGCCGGTCTGGCTGCGGCTGCGGTGGCGGCTGAGCTGGATGCCCAGTACGTCAAGGAGCTGCTGGACGAGCCGCAAACCCCTGAGCCTGCGGCGCCTGTCGAGGGGCTGGATGCGGATTTCGACCTGAGCCTGGACGATCTTGAGGCGGCTTCGCCTGCGGTCGTGGCGTCCGAGCCTGCGATCGAGCTGGAAGACTTCCCGCTGGATGACGACCTGAGTTTCGGTTCGGTCCTGGAGCAGCAGACCGCCGCTCAGGAAAGCCTGGATGATCTGGGGGACTTCGATCTGGACCTGGGGGCTGATCTGCCCGCGGCGACCCAGAACGATGAAGATTTCCTGCTGAGCCTTGAGGATGATCTCAAGGATGTGCCGGCCGGCGATGTGCCTACGGTTACGGAGGCGGCTCTGGATGATCTGGACTTGTCGGCGGATTTCGATCTGTCCCTGGCCGATGAGATGGATGCGGCCGCCGAGCCCAAGGATGCGTTCGCTTCCGAGCTGGATGATGTCAATGCCGAGCTGGATCGTCTGGCTCAGAGTCTGGATCAGCCTGAGCCGGCCGTACCGAGTTTCACGGCTGAAGATGCAGCGGCGGCGCCTGAAGAGGCCGACTTCGACTTCCTGTCCGGCAGCGATGAAGTGGCTACCAAGCTCGATCTGGCTCAGGCCTATATCGATATGGGAGACAACGATGGCGCGCGGGACATCCTTGGCGAAGTGCTCAGCGAAGGCAGTGAAGGGCAGAAGAGTGAAGCCCAGGAAATGCTGGCGCGACTGGCCTGAAGCCAATACCGCTTGACCAGAACGGCAGCCGATGAGGCTGCCGTTTTTGTTGGTGCCGTTTTTTGGGCTGTTCGAATCGGAGCGCTTTGCTCGGGCGTGGCGTTGCTCTCTTTGTCCGGTGTTGAGCGAGGAGGGCGATGAAATGGCGGTCGATGCGCTCAATCTTCAACTAAACCGTGGCGGTGCATGGCGTCTGCCCCCGGCGGCCTTATAATGAGCGCCTTTGCGCATATCAGCAGGCTGTAAGTTCTTGGCAAATATAGATAACCCGGCAGCCGAAATGGCAGCCGAAGGCTTTTCCCGCATTGCTCTGGGTGTTGAATACAAGGGGTCGCGCTATCGCGGTTGGCAGCGTCAGGCCACGGGGGTGCCCAGCGTCCAGGAAACTCTGGAGAAAGCCTTATCCAGAGTCGCGGACTCTCCCGTGCTGGTGTCCTGTGCGGGGCGCACTGATGCCGGTGTACATGCCTGCGGTCAGGTGGTGCATTTCGACACCCAGGCCGTGCGTTCGATGAAGGCATGGGTCATGGGGGCCAATATCAACCTGCCCCATGACATCAGCGTCAGTTGGGCTCAGGAAATGCCCGCGCATTTCCATGCGCGGTTCAAGGCCATAGCCCGGCGTTATCGCTATGTGATCTACAACGATCAGATCCGTCCGGCTCATCTCAATGAAGAGGTCACCTGGAATCATCGCCCCCTGGATACCGAGCGCATGGCCCAGGCCGCACAGTTTCTGTTAGGCACCCATGATTTCAGTGCCTTTCGGGCGGGGCAGTGCCAGGCCAAGTCGCCGATCAAGGAGATTCATCACCTGCGGGTGACCCGGCACGGCAAGATGATCGTCCTGGACATTCGTGCCAGTGCCTTCCTGCATCACATGGTGCGCAATATTGCCGGGGTCTTGATGACCATTGGTGCCGGCGAGCGCCCGGTGGAGTGGGCGCGGGAAGTACTGGAGAGTCGGGTTCGCCGCGCGGGCGGGGTCACCGCCCATCCTTTTGGCCTGTACCTGGTTCAGGTCGAGTACAAGGACGAGTTTGCGCTGCCAGAGCGCTACATCGGGCCACATTTCCTTACCGGTTGGCCTGAACTTGACGGCTGACGCCCGGAAAAGCATTTGCTACCATCCGGAACTTTCCGAATTTGCCCCCGAGGTTCACACGACATGTCAGCTGTTCGCAGCAAGATTTGCGGGATTACCCGCATAGAAGACGCGTTGGCGGCCGTGGAGGCGGGGGCTGACGCCATTGGTCTGGTGTTCTATGCCAAAAGTCCGCGGGCGGTGTCGGTGCAACAGGCGCGCGCGATCATTGCCGCCTTGCCGCCGTTCGTGACCACGGTCGGGCTGTTCGTCAATGCCAGTCGTTGCGAGCTGGGGGAGATCCTCGATGCCGTACCGCTGGATCTGCTGCAGTTTCACGGCGATGAGTCGGCGTCCGATTGCGCCGGCTATCACCGTCCCTATATCAAGGCGCTGCGGGTCAAGGCCGGAGATGATATTGCCGCGGCCTGCCTGGCGTATCCGCAGGCCAGCGGAATTCTGCTGGATACCTATGTCGAGGGCGTGCCGGGGGGAACTGGCGAGGCTTTTGACTGGTCACTGGTTCCTCGGGAAGTGAGCAAGCCGATCATCCTGGCCGGCGGCCTCAGTGCGGAGAACGTTGCCCAGGCCATTGCCCAGGTTCGTCCTTATGCGGTGGATGTCAGCGGCGGAGTCGAGCAGGGCAAGGGCATCAAGGATCCGGCCAAGATCCGGGCATTTATGCAGGCCGTGCGTCGCAGCAGTGAGTCGATGTGACGGCTGGCAGTCTGCCGCCGTCCATAACACCACTGTACAAAACAGGCAGGCGTCGCCTTCAGGCGAGGCCGGAATCGAGTGGCAACCGCTCTATTGCGGGTTGTCGGGATGGCTGAGGAACGTTTCGTTGCAGGCAGGTCGAGCCCGGTGCTGACCGCGGTAGCGAAGTGAACATCGCCGCACACATGAATTTAGCTCAAGGGCATACGCGGGGTTGCGAACCAGAGCGTTCGGGCCGCCGGTACTGGAGAAAGAAAGCATGAGCAACTGGTTAGTAGACAAACTGATCCCTTCGATCATGCGTTCCGAGGTGAAGAAAAGCTCGGTGCCTGAAGGTCTGTGGCACAAGTGCCCGTCCTGCGAGGCGGTGCTTTATCGTCCGGAGCTGGAAAAGACCCTGGATGTTTGCCCCAAGTGCAATCACCACATGCGTATCGGCGCGCGGGCGCGCATCGACATCTTCCTGGATGCCGAGGGGCGTGCCGAGCTGGGCGCCGATCTGGAGCCAGTGGATCGCCTGAAGTTTCGTGACGGCAAGAAGTACAAGGACCGCCTGACCGCGGCACAGAAGCAGACTGGCGAGAAGGACGCGCTGATTTCCATGAGCGGCACCCTGCTGGGCATGCCGGTGGTGGTCTCGGCCTTTGAGTTCTCCTTCATGGGCGGCTCCATGGGGGCGATCGTCGGCGAGCGTTTCGTTCGTGCGGCCAACTACGCCCTGGAAAACCGTTGCCCGATGATCTGCTTCTCCGCCTCCGGTGGTGCGCGGATGCAGGAAGCGCTGATTTCCCTGATGCAGATGGCCAAGACGTCCGCGGTGCTGGCGCGCCTGCGCGAAGAGGGCATTCCCTTCGTCTCCGTGCTGACCGACCCGGTCTACGGCGGGGTATCCGCCAGCCTGGCCATGCTGGGTGACGTGATTGTCGCCGAGCCCAAGGCCCTGGTGGGCTTTGCCGGTCCGCGGGTCATCGAGCAGACCGTGCGGGAAAAACTGCCCGAGGGCTTCCAGCGCAGTGAGTTCCTCCTGGAGCATGGGGCGATCGACATGATCATTTCCCGTCAGGAGTTGCGTCCGCGTCTGGGCAACCTGCTGGCTCAACTGATGGGGCTGCCGACGCCCGAGTTTGTCGCGGCACCCGTTGAACCTATTGTGGTTCCGCCGGCTCCAGCAAACCTATGACCCAGCGCACCCTGGGCGATTGGCTCGCCTACCTTGAGCAGTTGCACCCTTCAGCCATCGACATGGGGCTGGAGCGCTCGCAACAGGTAGTGGCCCGGATGGGGCTGGGCAAGCCGGCGCCTCGGGTGATCACGGTCACCGGAACCAACGGCAAGGGTTCTACCTGTGCCTTTGTCGCCTCCCTGCTGCGAGCCCAGGGCTTGCAGGTAGGGGTCTACAGCTCACCGCACCTGCTGCGTTACAACGAGCGGGTGCAGATCAATGGTCTTGAGGCTTCCGATCAGCAGCTGTGTGAAGCCTTTGCGGCGGTAGAGGCGGGACGCGGTGACACTTCCCTGACCTATTTCGAAATGGGCACGCTGGCGGCGTTCTGGCTGTTCCAGCGGGCGGCGCTGGATGCGGTGGTGCTGGAGGTTGGTCTGGGCGGGCGCCTGGATGCGGTCAATCTGGTGGATGCCGACCTGGCGCTGGTGACCAGCATTGGTGTCGATCATATCGAGTACCTGGGGGACTCCCGGGAGTCGGTGGCCTTTGAGAAGGCCGGGATCTTTCGTGCCGGTGCACCCGCGTTGTGTGGCGACCTGAATCCGCCACAACCGCTGCTGGATAAGGCGCGGGAGCTGGGGTGTCCGTTTTTCCTTCGGGGGCGGGATTTCGATCTGGCGCTGACCGAAGAGCATTGGCAGTGGCGCGGTCTGGATGCCCAGGGTCATCAGGTCGAGCTGCGGGATCTGCCGCTGCTCGATCTGCCCATGGAGAACGCGGCACTGGCCTTGCAGGCTTACCTGCTTACCGGGTTGCCCTGGCAGCCTGAGCAGATTGGCGCGGCTCTGCAGCAGACCCGGGTGACCGGTCGTCTGGATCGTCGGCAGATCGAATGGCAGGGCAAGCGCCTGAACCTGCTGCTGGATGTGGGGCACAACCCCCACGCCGCGCAGTATCTGGCCGAGCGCCTGGCACGTCGACCGCTGAACGGTCGGCGCCTGGCGGTATTTGGCCTGCTGGCGGACAAGGATCTGCCGGGGGTGGTGGGGTGTCTGCAGTCTTCGGTCCAGAGCTGGGCGGTGGCACCGCTGGATTCGCCCAGGGCGCGCCCGGCGCAGGATCTGCAGGTCGCGCTGGAGAGCCTTGGCGCTTCGGTAGCGTCCTACGCCAGTGTTGCAGCGGCATTGGAAGCGCAATGCGCGCAAGCGACCGCGGATGATGAAATTCTGCTGTTCGGATCTTTTTATTGTGTCGCCGAGGCGCTTGAGTGGCTCGCCCGGCGCTCCACGGAGGAAGCTGCACATGGCAATGCTGGATAACGTCTACAAGCAGCGAATGGTTGGAGCACTGGTGTTGGTGGCCTTGGCCGTGATCTTCCTGCCGATGCTGTTTTCGCGCGAGGATGAGCAGCGCCACGTAGCAGTTGAGGCGCCACCTGTGCCGCAGGCCTCGGCCATGCCGCAGGTTCAGGTTGAGCCGGTGGTGGTTCCCGAGCCCAAGGCCTTGCCTCAGGAGCCGGTGCCTGTCGAGGAGCCGGTGGTGCAGCAGGTTGCGCCTTCCATGCCGATTGCCCCGAGTGCGCCGGCGGTGGCTCCGGCGCCTGCAGTGGCGAGCAAACCGGTGCCAAAGCCTGCGCCTGCGCCTGCGCCTGCGCCGACCCCGGCGCCAGCCCAGCCGATTGCCGCCGCCAAGCCTGACACCAGTCAGAGCCGGATCGATGCCAATGGCCTGTCTATCAGCTGGTCGGTGCAGCTGGCCAGCCTGTCGAGCCGGGAAGGTGCGGAAAACCTGCAGAAAACCCTGCGCAGTCAAGGCTATAACGCATATATCCGTTCCGCCGAAGGCAAGAACCGGGTATTCGTCGGGCCGCTGATCGAGCGGGCCGAGGCTGATCGTCTGCGTGACCTGTTGGGTCGTCAGCACAACCTCAAGGGGTTTGTGGTGCGCTTCCAGCCGGAGCGTGGCTGAGGCTATCTGGCTGATTTCAAAAGCACAGTGAATCGCAGCTTACCGACAGCCAAGCGCTCTGTTAAAATGCGCCGCCTTATCCGTCTGTAGGCTGCACTGTGCCATTTACCTGGGTTGACTGGGCGATCGTTGCAATAATCGCCATCTCCGCTTTGATCAGCTTGAGCCGCGGTTTCGTCAAAGAAGCCTTGTCGTTGCTTACCTGGATCATCGCAGGAGTCGTTGCCTGGATGTTTGGTGGCTCACTGTCCGAGTACCTCGGCGGTTATATCGAAACTCCCTCGGCTCGCGTGATCGCGGGCTGCGCAATCATGTTTGTCGCCACCTTGCTGGTGGGGGCAATGGTCAACTATCTCATCGGCGAATTGATTCGCGTCACCGGCCTCTCCGGGACCGATCGATTCCTCGGCATGGCCTTCGGCGCGGCGCGTGGCGCGCTGCTGGTGGTCGTGGCAGTCGGGCTCTTGAGCCTGGGGCCGGTACAGCAGGATTCCTGGTGGCAGCAGTCGCGGCTGGTGCCACAATTTCTATTGGTTGCAGACTGGTCCAAGAACCTCATCCTGGGGTGGAGCAGTCAGTGGCTGGCCAGCGGTATCAGCGTACCCGCTGAAATACCGTTCAAGGAGCACCTCTTACCGGCCAAAACGCCTCAGTAAGATGGGTTCAGTTCAGTTTCATTAAGTAGGGGTTGCGTCGCATGTGTGGCATCGTCGGTATCGTCGGTAAGTCGAACGTCAATCAGGCGCTGTATGACGCGCTAACCGTCCTCCAGCACCGCGGCCAGGACGCTGCCGGTATCGTGACCAGCCATGATGGCCGGTTATTCCTGCGCAAGGACAATGGCCTGGTGCGTGATGTGTTCCAGCAAAGGCACATGCAGCGCCTGGTGGGTCACATGGGTATCGGTCATGTGCGTTATCCAACCGCGGGCAGCTCGACCTCGGCCGAGGCCCAGCCGTTCTACGTCAACTCGCCTTATGGCATCACCCTGGCGCACAACGGCAACCTGACCAATGTTGAACAATTGGCCAAGGAGATCTACGAGTCCGACCTGCGCCACGTCAACACCAACTCCGACTCCGAAGTGTTGCTCAACGTGTTCGCTCACGAGCTGGCCCAGCGCGGCAAGCTGCAACCGACCGAGGAAGACGTGTTTGCTGCGGTGACTGACGTGCACAACCGTTGCGTCGGTGGTTACGCGGTGGTGGCCATGATCACCGGTTACGGCATCGTCGGTTTCCGTGATCCCCACGGCATCCGCCCGATCGTTTTCGGCCAGCGTCATACCGACGAGGGCGTGGAATACATGATCGCCTCGGAAAGCGTTTCCCTGGATGTATTGGGCTTTACCCTGATTCGCGACCTGGCTCCGGGCGAAGCGGTCTACATCACTGAAGAAGGCAAGCTCTACACCCGCCAGTGCGCGACCAATCCGCAGCTCACTCCATGCATCTTCGAACACGTCTACCTGGCCCGTCCCGACTCGATCATCGACGGTGTCTCGGTGTACAAGGCGCGGCTGCGCATGGGCGAGAAGCTGGCCGAGAAGATCCTGCGCGAGCGTCCGCAGCACGATATCGACGTGGTGATTCCGATTCCCGACACCAGCCGTACCGCCGCGCTGGAGCTGGCCAACCACCTGGGGGTCAAGTTCCGCGAAGGTTTCGTCAAGAACCGCTACATCGGCCGTACCTTCATCATGCCGGGCCAGGCAGCGCGGAAAAAATCCGTGCGCCAGAAGCTCAATGCCATTGAGCTGGAGTTCCGCGGCAAGAACGTGATGCTGGTGGACGACTCCATCGTTCGCGGGACCACCTGCAAGCAGATCATCCAGATGGCCCGTGAAGCCGGCGCGAAGAACGTCTACTTCTGCTCGGCGGCTCCGGCAGTTCGTTACCCGAACGTCTACGGCATCGACATGCCTAGCGCCCACGAGTTGATTGCTCACAATCGCTCGACCCAGGACGTGGCTGACCTGATCGGCGCTGACTGGCTGATCTATCAGGACCTGCCGGACCTGATCGAGGCGGTCGGTGGCGGCAAGATCAAGATCGAGAACTTCGACTGCGCGGTGTTCGACGGCAAGTACGTCACCGGCGACGTCGACGAGGCCTATCTGAACAAGATCGAGAACGCTCGCAACGATGCGTCCAAGGCCAAGACCCAGGCGGTCAGCGCCATCATCGATCTGTACAACAACTGATCCAGAGCATTTAAGAAGACATTAGGAGTAGGCGGCATGAGTCAGGATTGGGATGCCGGTCGGCTGGACAGCGACCTTGAAGGCGTAGCGTTCGATACCCTGGCGGTGCGCGCCGGCCAGCACCGTTCGCCGGAAGGCGAGCACGGTGATCCGATGTTCTTCACGTCCAGCTATGTGTTCCGTACAGCCGCCGACGCGGCTGCACGGTTCGCCGGCGAAGTGCCGGGCAACGTCTATTCGCGTTACACCAACCCTACGGTGCGCTCGTTCGAAGAGCGCATCGCGGCGCTGGAAGGCGCTGAACAGGCGGTCGCCACGGCCACCGGCATGGCGGCCATTCTCTCGGTGGTCATGAGTCTGTGCAGTGCCGGCGATCACGTACTGGTATCGCGCAGCGTGTTCGGCTCGACCATCAGCTTGTTCGAGAAGTACTTCAAGCGTTTTGGTGTTGAAGTCGATTACGTGCCCCTGGCGGACCTGTCCGGGTGGGATGCGGCGGTCAAGAGCAACACCAAGCTGCTGTTTGTCGAATCCCCCTCCAATCCGCTGGCCGAGCTGGTGGATATCGCCGCCTTGGCTGAACTGGCGCATGCCAAGGGTGCGATGCTGGTGGTCGACAACTGCTTCTGCACCCCGGCCCTGCAGCAACCCTTGAAGCTGGGCGCGGACGTGGTGGTGCATTCGGCCACCAAGTTCATCGACGGCCAGGGTCGTTGCATGGGGGGCGTGGTCGCTGGACGCAGCCAGCAGATGAAAGAAGTGGTGGGCTTTCTGCGCACTGCGGGGCCGACCCTGAGTCCGTTCAATGCCTGGATCTTCCTTAAGGGCCTGGAAACCCTGAGTCTGCGGATGCGTGCCCACTGTGCCAATGCTCTGGCCCTGGCGCAGTGGCTTGAGCAGCAGGACGGTGTCGAGAAGGTGCACTACGCCGGTCTTGCCAGCCACCCGCAACACGAACTGGCCAAGCGTCAGCAGCGTGGTTTCGGTGCGGTGGTGAGCTTCGAGGTCAAGGGTGGCAAAGAGGGCGCCTGGCGCTTTATCGATGCCACTCGGCTGATTTCGATCACCGCCAACCTGGGTGACAGCAAAACCACCATCACCCATCCGAGCACCACATCCCACGGCCGCCTGGCGCCGCAGGAACGTGAGGCGGCCGGTATTCGCGACAGTCTGATCCGTATTGCGGTCGGCCTGGAGGACGTGGCTGATCTGCAGGCCGACCTGGCTCGTGGGTTGGCAGCCTTGTGATCGAGTTGTCCACGCCTCAGGGTGGCGGCAACGGACGTGTTGCGCTGGTGACTGGTGCGGCACGGGGCATTGGCCTGGGCATCGCTGCCTGGCTGATCAGCGAAGGCTGGCAGGTGGTGCTGACCGATGTGGATCGGGAGCGCGGCTCCAAGGTGTCCAGGGTGATGGGCGAGAATGCCTGGTTCATCACCATGGATGTAGCGGATGAGGAGCAGGTGGCGCAGGGCGTGGCCGAGGTGCTGGGGCAGTTCGGGCGCCTGGACGCTCTGGTGTGCAACGCCGCGGTGGCTGATCCGCACAACATCACTTTGGAAAGCCTGGATCTGGCTTACTGGAATCGGGTGCTGGCGGTGAATCTCGGTGGTCCCATGCTGCTGGCCAAGCATTGCGCGCCGTATCTGC
This genomic stretch from Pseudomonas sp. Os17 harbors:
- a CDS encoding O-succinylhomoserine sulfhydrylase, giving the protein MSQDWDAGRLDSDLEGVAFDTLAVRAGQHRSPEGEHGDPMFFTSSYVFRTAADAAARFAGEVPGNVYSRYTNPTVRSFEERIAALEGAEQAVATATGMAAILSVVMSLCSAGDHVLVSRSVFGSTISLFEKYFKRFGVEVDYVPLADLSGWDAAVKSNTKLLFVESPSNPLAELVDIAALAELAHAKGAMLVVDNCFCTPALQQPLKLGADVVVHSATKFIDGQGRCMGGVVAGRSQQMKEVVGFLRTAGPTLSPFNAWIFLKGLETLSLRMRAHCANALALAQWLEQQDGVEKVHYAGLASHPQHELAKRQQRGFGAVVSFEVKGGKEGAWRFIDATRLISITANLGDSKTTITHPSTTSHGRLAPQEREAAGIRDSLIRIAVGLEDVADLQADLARGLAAL
- a CDS encoding phosphoribosylanthranilate isomerase; the encoded protein is MSAVRSKICGITRIEDALAAVEAGADAIGLVFYAKSPRAVSVQQARAIIAALPPFVTTVGLFVNASRCELGEILDAVPLDLLQFHGDESASDCAGYHRPYIKALRVKAGDDIAAACLAYPQASGILLDTYVEGVPGGTGEAFDWSLVPREVSKPIILAGGLSAENVAQAIAQVRPYAVDVSGGVEQGKGIKDPAKIRAFMQAVRRSSESM
- a CDS encoding CvpA family protein, with the translated sequence MPFTWVDWAIVAIIAISALISLSRGFVKEALSLLTWIIAGVVAWMFGGSLSEYLGGYIETPSARVIAGCAIMFVATLLVGAMVNYLIGELIRVTGLSGTDRFLGMAFGAARGALLVVVAVGLLSLGPVQQDSWWQQSRLVPQFLLVADWSKNLILGWSSQWLASGISVPAEIPFKEHLLPAKTPQ
- the accD gene encoding acetyl-CoA carboxylase, carboxyltransferase subunit beta, translating into MSNWLVDKLIPSIMRSEVKKSSVPEGLWHKCPSCEAVLYRPELEKTLDVCPKCNHHMRIGARARIDIFLDAEGRAELGADLEPVDRLKFRDGKKYKDRLTAAQKQTGEKDALISMSGTLLGMPVVVSAFEFSFMGGSMGAIVGERFVRAANYALENRCPMICFSASGGARMQEALISLMQMAKTSAVLARLREEGIPFVSVLTDPVYGGVSASLAMLGDVIVAEPKALVGFAGPRVIEQTVREKLPEGFQRSEFLLEHGAIDMIISRQELRPRLGNLLAQLMGLPTPEFVAAPVEPIVVPPAPANL
- the truA gene encoding tRNA pseudouridine(38-40) synthase TruA codes for the protein MAAEGFSRIALGVEYKGSRYRGWQRQATGVPSVQETLEKALSRVADSPVLVSCAGRTDAGVHACGQVVHFDTQAVRSMKAWVMGANINLPHDISVSWAQEMPAHFHARFKAIARRYRYVIYNDQIRPAHLNEEVTWNHRPLDTERMAQAAQFLLGTHDFSAFRAGQCQAKSPIKEIHHLRVTRHGKMIVLDIRASAFLHHMVRNIAGVLMTIGAGERPVEWAREVLESRVRRAGGVTAHPFGLYLVQVEYKDEFALPERYIGPHFLTGWPELDG
- the purF gene encoding amidophosphoribosyltransferase, with the protein product MCGIVGIVGKSNVNQALYDALTVLQHRGQDAAGIVTSHDGRLFLRKDNGLVRDVFQQRHMQRLVGHMGIGHVRYPTAGSSTSAEAQPFYVNSPYGITLAHNGNLTNVEQLAKEIYESDLRHVNTNSDSEVLLNVFAHELAQRGKLQPTEEDVFAAVTDVHNRCVGGYAVVAMITGYGIVGFRDPHGIRPIVFGQRHTDEGVEYMIASESVSLDVLGFTLIRDLAPGEAVYITEEGKLYTRQCATNPQLTPCIFEHVYLARPDSIIDGVSVYKARLRMGEKLAEKILRERPQHDIDVVIPIPDTSRTAALELANHLGVKFREGFVKNRYIGRTFIMPGQAARKKSVRQKLNAIELEFRGKNVMLVDDSIVRGTTCKQIIQMAREAGAKNVYFCSAAPAVRYPNVYGIDMPSAHELIAHNRSTQDVADLIGADWLIYQDLPDLIEAVGGGKIKIENFDCAVFDGKYVTGDVDEAYLNKIENARNDASKAKTQAVSAIIDLYNN
- the folC gene encoding bifunctional tetrahydrofolate synthase/dihydrofolate synthase; protein product: MTQRTLGDWLAYLEQLHPSAIDMGLERSQQVVARMGLGKPAPRVITVTGTNGKGSTCAFVASLLRAQGLQVGVYSSPHLLRYNERVQINGLEASDQQLCEAFAAVEAGRGDTSLTYFEMGTLAAFWLFQRAALDAVVLEVGLGGRLDAVNLVDADLALVTSIGVDHIEYLGDSRESVAFEKAGIFRAGAPALCGDLNPPQPLLDKARELGCPFFLRGRDFDLALTEEHWQWRGLDAQGHQVELRDLPLLDLPMENAALALQAYLLTGLPWQPEQIGAALQQTRVTGRLDRRQIEWQGKRLNLLLDVGHNPHAAQYLAERLARRPLNGRRLAVFGLLADKDLPGVVGCLQSSVQSWAVAPLDSPRARPAQDLQVALESLGASVASYASVAAALEAQCAQATADDEILLFGSFYCVAEALEWLARRSTEEAAHGNAG
- a CDS encoding SDR family oxidoreductase, with the protein product MIELSTPQGGGNGRVALVTGAARGIGLGIAAWLISEGWQVVLTDVDRERGSKVSRVMGENAWFITMDVADEEQVAQGVAEVLGQFGRLDALVCNAAVADPHNITLESLDLAYWNRVLAVNLGGPMLLAKHCAPYLRAHGGSIVNLASTRARQSEPDSEAYAASKGGLLALTHALAISLGPEIRVNAVSPGWIDARDPAVRRAEPLSDADHAQHPAGRVGTVEDVASMVAWLLSRNSGFVTGQEFVVDGGMTKKMIYQA
- a CDS encoding SPOR domain-containing protein codes for the protein MAMLDNVYKQRMVGALVLVALAVIFLPMLFSREDEQRHVAVEAPPVPQASAMPQVQVEPVVVPEPKALPQEPVPVEEPVVQQVAPSMPIAPSAPAVAPAPAVASKPVPKPAPAPAPAPTPAPAQPIAAAKPDTSQSRIDANGLSISWSVQLASLSSREGAENLQKTLRSQGYNAYIRSAEGKNRVFVGPLIERAEADRLRDLLGRQHNLKGFVVRFQPERG